Proteins from a genomic interval of Corynebacterium freiburgense:
- a CDS encoding ABC transporter ATP-binding protein, protein MLDYQIQDNERLIEMRNIVKTFNIGTPAELTVIPGCDFDVNKGEFVSIVGASGSGKSTLMNIIGLLDRPTQGTYFFGGENMLDTNDDELAHYRSQNIGFIFQNFNLISRISALKNVEMPMLYAGYSARERNERAKELLEMVDMGDRMNHQPNELSGGQKQRVAIARALANNPDLLLADEPTGALDSVTGRLVMDMFHKLNQEQHKTIVFITHNPELAAETSRTVVMVDGVITKTEISS, encoded by the coding sequence ATGCTTGACTATCAAATACAAGACAATGAGCGTCTTATTGAGATGCGCAATATTGTCAAAACGTTTAATATTGGCACTCCGGCCGAATTAACCGTAATTCCCGGATGCGACTTCGATGTGAATAAAGGTGAGTTTGTATCAATTGTCGGTGCATCTGGCTCTGGCAAATCCACACTAATGAATATTATTGGATTGCTTGATCGTCCCACTCAAGGAACCTATTTCTTTGGTGGCGAGAATATGCTTGATACAAACGACGATGAGTTAGCGCATTATCGCAGCCAGAACATTGGGTTTATTTTCCAAAACTTCAACCTTATTTCCAGAATTAGCGCACTCAAAAACGTTGAAATGCCAATGCTTTACGCCGGCTACTCAGCCCGCGAACGAAACGAGCGTGCAAAAGAATTACTAGAAATGGTTGATATGGGCGACCGTATGAACCATCAACCTAACGAATTATCTGGTGGCCAAAAACAACGTGTAGCAATTGCCCGTGCTTTAGCCAATAACCCTGACCTTTTACTCGCCGACGAACCCACCGGTGCACTTGATTCCGTCACCGGACGGTTAGTTATGGATATGTTCCATAAGCTCAATCAGGAACAGCATAAAACCATTGTTTTTATTACGCATAACCCTGAATTAGCTGCGGAAACTTCCCGCACTGTTGTAATGGTGGACGGTGTAATTACCAAAACGGAAATAAGCTCATGA
- a CDS encoding HlyD family efflux transporter periplasmic adaptor subunit: MNTAAVAGSPKPRHKTKKMLANRGKILLAALALLVVAALGWFWMAQSSSGITVTSSDYKVLKTQKYSNKVAVTGAVAPGKTATLFTHLKGPVSKVDVKIGDRVNAEQLIAQIDVSDVERELNRQMAEQASTEAGNLNQVEQARTQLNQYQEAINKGLNPEINSAQAALRTAEDQYNEAVKTFENKQADKDLGRDPLIRDQGMAVENARSQVLTAAINTVRAGLGIAQILGGNPSGSSPGNGGNPGGNTPGGGAGDTGGTGTGNTAVGGTGNPGGGDTPGTGGQGSPGSGGLGTGSSSLLNGADALNQLNNANQNLALQERTYIDNLAKIDQDLAAAQRAIGGAFESKKEAATALESTILASDHKVQSYEQAVNHAVRAAEAGHVVTEQSANQLRYDISSSEIRAPFNGVVTKIMTEEGQPANGAVLAVGDDSTLLIRTEVKEVDVSKITPGKPVIFTTLATGNKKFSGRVTSVSPVGTNEAEQAAPTAGSNGAGGGGGSATSSSKKATFPVEIEVVGDRDGLLIGGSAKLQIITDEIPNVITVPRDAIFSTDDGAKAVLVAAEKNGSRIIEERKIKIKTSNDVEAVIDNGSLKANDIIITKPENYRNMVGSPIVVDETSSSSESSTTEKGE, from the coding sequence TTGAATACGGCAGCTGTCGCAGGTTCCCCTAAGCCTCGACACAAAACAAAGAAGATGCTAGCCAACCGCGGCAAAATCCTGCTCGCGGCCCTCGCTTTGTTAGTGGTCGCTGCCCTGGGATGGTTCTGGATGGCACAGTCCAGCAGTGGTATTACAGTCACTTCGAGTGATTATAAGGTCCTTAAAACTCAAAAATATTCCAATAAAGTTGCAGTCACAGGCGCGGTGGCACCAGGGAAAACCGCAACCCTCTTTACCCATCTCAAAGGGCCAGTTTCTAAAGTTGACGTAAAAATTGGTGATCGCGTAAACGCTGAACAATTAATCGCACAAATTGATGTATCCGATGTCGAGCGTGAACTCAACCGCCAGATGGCCGAGCAGGCAAGTACAGAAGCTGGCAATCTCAATCAGGTGGAACAGGCACGCACTCAGCTAAACCAATATCAAGAAGCAATCAATAAAGGTTTAAACCCTGAAATAAATAGTGCACAAGCAGCTTTGCGTACAGCTGAAGACCAATACAATGAAGCTGTTAAAACTTTTGAAAATAAGCAAGCCGATAAGGACCTTGGCCGAGACCCATTAATTCGTGATCAAGGTATGGCCGTAGAAAATGCTCGCTCCCAAGTCCTTACCGCCGCGATTAATACCGTTCGCGCAGGTCTCGGTATTGCACAAATCCTTGGAGGTAATCCGAGCGGTAGTTCTCCAGGTAATGGTGGCAACCCCGGTGGTAACACTCCCGGCGGCGGTGCTGGTGATACAGGCGGGACGGGTACCGGCAATACAGCAGTAGGAGGCACTGGCAATCCTGGTGGTGGCGACACTCCGGGAACAGGCGGCCAAGGTTCACCTGGTAGTGGTGGGCTTGGCACAGGGTCAAGTTCCTTACTTAATGGTGCCGATGCCTTAAATCAGCTCAATAATGCTAACCAGAATCTAGCGTTGCAGGAACGAACATACATCGATAACCTCGCTAAAATCGACCAAGATCTGGCTGCAGCTCAACGCGCAATCGGTGGTGCCTTCGAAAGCAAAAAAGAAGCAGCAACAGCTTTAGAATCCACCATTCTTGCTTCCGACCACAAGGTACAAAGTTACGAACAGGCGGTAAACCACGCAGTTCGCGCAGCCGAAGCCGGACACGTAGTTACTGAACAAAGCGCCAACCAACTTCGCTACGATATTTCTTCATCTGAGATTCGAGCACCTTTTAATGGTGTAGTTACCAAGATCATGACCGAAGAAGGACAACCCGCAAATGGCGCGGTACTTGCTGTCGGTGATGACTCAACGTTGCTTATCCGCACTGAGGTAAAAGAAGTTGATGTTTCAAAAATCACTCCGGGTAAACCAGTAATTTTCACAACCTTAGCCACGGGAAATAAGAAATTCAGCGGACGTGTAACCTCCGTTTCCCCGGTCGGCACTAATGAGGCAGAGCAAGCAGCCCCGACTGCAGGAAGCAATGGAGCCGGTGGCGGCGGTGGTTCTGCGACGTCGTCAAGCAAAAAAGCCACATTCCCGGTAGAGATTGAAGTTGTTGGCGATCGCGACGGCCTGCTTATCGGTGGCTCAGCAAAGCTGCAGATTATTACTGACGAAATTCCGAATGTAATTACGGTTCCAAGAGATGCTATTTTCTCCACTGATGACGGCGCCAAGGCCGTGCTGGTAGCTGCGGAAAAGAACGGTTCCCGCATTATTGAGGAACGAAAAATCAAGATCAAAACTTCCAATGATGTGGAAGCTGTTATTGATAATGGATCACTAAAAGCAAACGACATTATTATTACCAAACCGGAAAACTACCGCAATATGGTTGGTAGCCCAATAGTTGTTGATGAAACGTCGTCAAGTTCTGAATCTTCTACAACCGAAAAAGGTGAGTAG
- the glgA gene encoding glycogen synthase, translating into MRVGMLTKEYPPEIYGGAGVHVAELTRYMRKLVEVDVHCMGKPRNEPNVFAHGVDPVLQDANGALQTLSTGLRMAHAANNVDVVHSHTWYSGLGGHLAGKLYGIPHVVTAHSLEPHRPWKREQLGGGYDVSSWSEQNAMEYADAVIAVSSRMKDAVLDAYPRIEPERVHVVLNGIDTELWQPRPIFDAAPDSILQELGVDPSRPIVAFVGRITRQKGVGHLVKAAKLFDPEIQLVLCAGAPDTPEIAAETKALVEELQTTHDGIFWVQEMLPKEKVQEILSAASIFACPSIYEPLGIVNLEAMACGTAVIASDVGGIPEVVVNGTTGTLVHYDEADPEGFEQGLASAINTLAANPEQTKQFGDAGRRRAIEDFSWATIAEQTVDIYRSLI; encoded by the coding sequence ATGCGAGTAGGAATGTTGACTAAGGAGTACCCGCCAGAAATTTACGGTGGTGCGGGTGTACACGTCGCGGAGTTAACGCGTTATATGCGAAAACTCGTTGAAGTAGATGTTCATTGCATGGGTAAACCACGTAACGAACCGAATGTATTTGCGCATGGAGTAGATCCAGTCTTGCAGGATGCTAATGGCGCATTGCAGACATTATCTACCGGGCTTCGAATGGCTCATGCTGCTAATAATGTTGATGTTGTCCATTCACACACCTGGTATTCAGGATTAGGAGGACATCTTGCAGGCAAACTGTATGGAATCCCTCACGTAGTTACGGCACATTCGCTGGAGCCGCACCGTCCATGGAAACGTGAACAACTTGGCGGCGGATATGACGTTTCAAGTTGGTCTGAGCAAAACGCAATGGAATATGCTGACGCAGTTATCGCAGTTTCTTCACGTATGAAGGACGCAGTACTCGATGCTTATCCACGTATTGAGCCAGAACGCGTACATGTGGTGCTCAATGGTATTGACACAGAGCTCTGGCAACCTCGGCCGATTTTCGACGCCGCGCCTGATTCGATCCTGCAAGAGCTCGGCGTCGACCCCTCCCGCCCAATTGTTGCTTTTGTTGGTCGTATTACACGCCAAAAAGGCGTTGGACACCTTGTAAAGGCAGCGAAACTTTTTGATCCAGAAATTCAACTTGTGCTCTGTGCAGGCGCTCCGGATACCCCAGAGATCGCCGCAGAAACCAAAGCACTTGTCGAAGAATTGCAAACCACGCATGACGGAATTTTCTGGGTGCAAGAAATGCTCCCCAAAGAAAAAGTCCAGGAAATATTGAGCGCTGCAAGTATTTTTGCTTGCCCATCCATCTATGAACCTCTAGGCATTGTCAATCTTGAGGCCATGGCATGTGGCACCGCCGTTATTGCTTCCGATGTTGGCGGCATTCCAGAGGTTGTGGTCAATGGAACGACCGGGACACTCGTTCACTATGACGAAGCTGACCCAGAAGGTTTTGAGCAAGGGCTTGCTTCTGCAATAAACACATTGGCTGCCAATCCTGAGCAAACCAAGCAATTTGGTGACGCTGGACGACGCCGCGCCATCGAAGATTTCTCCTGGGCTACCATCGCCGAACAAACGGTAGATATTTATCGATCTCTCATCTAG
- the glgC gene encoding glucose-1-phosphate adenylyltransferase, with amino-acid sequence MEYVRSQPHVLAIVLAGGEGKRLFPLTADRAKPAVPFGGTYRLIDFVLSNLVNAGYMQICVLTQYKSHSLDRHISQSWQLSGLAGQYITPVPAQQRLGKRWFTGSADAILQSLNLIYDEDPEYVIVFGADHVYRMDPSQMVEEHIASGKSVSVAGIRIPRSEASAFGCIQSDSEGNITEFLEKPADPPGTPDDPDVTYASMGNYVFTTKALIEALKQDAEREDTEHDMGGDIIPYFVSKNDAHVYDFSKNAVPGETERDKGYWRDVGTIDAFYEAHMDLISVHPVFNLYNRRWPIHNTDDGNLPPAKFVQGGIAQSSMVASGSIISAGTVRNSVLSNNVIIEEGATVEGSVLMPGVRVGKGAVVRHAILDKNVVVSDGEFIGVDHERDAARFQISPGGVVCVGKNEVV; translated from the coding sequence TTGGAATATGTGAGGAGCCAACCACATGTCTTAGCAATTGTCCTTGCCGGTGGTGAGGGTAAGCGTCTGTTTCCGCTCACTGCGGACCGCGCAAAACCCGCCGTGCCTTTTGGCGGAACCTACCGGCTCATTGACTTCGTACTGTCTAATCTGGTGAACGCCGGATATATGCAAATTTGTGTATTAACCCAGTACAAGTCTCACTCTTTGGATCGCCACATTTCCCAGTCGTGGCAATTGTCCGGTTTAGCTGGACAGTATATTACCCCTGTGCCGGCACAGCAGCGGCTCGGTAAACGTTGGTTTACTGGCTCCGCAGATGCCATTTTGCAGTCTCTTAACCTGATTTATGACGAGGACCCCGAGTACGTCATCGTATTTGGTGCAGACCACGTCTATCGTATGGATCCAAGCCAAATGGTTGAGGAGCACATCGCTTCAGGTAAGTCTGTTTCCGTTGCAGGTATTCGAATTCCGCGGTCCGAGGCCAGTGCATTCGGCTGTATTCAATCAGACAGCGAAGGAAACATTACCGAATTCTTGGAAAAGCCAGCTGACCCACCTGGAACCCCAGATGACCCAGACGTCACCTATGCATCAATGGGTAACTACGTGTTCACAACCAAAGCGCTTATTGAGGCTTTAAAGCAAGATGCTGAGCGCGAGGACACTGAGCACGATATGGGTGGAGACATTATCCCTTATTTCGTATCTAAAAACGATGCGCATGTTTATGATTTCTCCAAGAATGCTGTCCCAGGGGAAACTGAACGTGATAAAGGGTACTGGCGGGATGTTGGTACTATCGACGCCTTCTATGAAGCCCATATGGACCTTATTTCCGTTCATCCGGTGTTTAACCTATACAACCGCCGTTGGCCGATTCATAACACGGATGATGGCAATCTGCCTCCTGCAAAGTTTGTGCAGGGCGGCATAGCGCAATCTTCGATGGTGGCATCTGGTTCGATTATTTCTGCCGGTACTGTCCGTAACTCTGTGCTTTCTAATAACGTGATTATTGAAGAAGGTGCAACGGTTGAGGGCTCAGTGCTTATGCCTGGTGTCCGAGTGGGCAAGGGCGCTGTAGTGCGTCATGCCATTTTGGATAAAAACGTTGTTGTTTCTGACGGCGAGTTTATTGGCGTTGATCATGAACGGGACGCAGCTCGTTTCCAAATCAGTCCTGGTGGCGTGGTTTGTGTTGGCAAAAATGAAGTAGTGTAG
- a CDS encoding O-methyltransferase, whose product MTFVTDTALDTLNSYITSTIEVPAALAEARQDAQEFGVTVPDILTGSLLSTLAAGAATPENAAAIAVTPAAGVVGLHILHGLGKEGHLTCIDPETELQAQARTTFRHAGYRPSAVRFLPSRPLEVMNRLAADSYNFIYGEVRPTELKAFFKIAWPLLEEGGVLVLADSLLDGTLADETRKDRDTLAAREIDEYLNLLEDAVVSRLPLGAGMTIVSKRRISQNSDVS is encoded by the coding sequence ATGACCTTTGTGACTGACACCGCTCTCGATACTCTCAACTCCTATATAACCTCGACCATTGAAGTACCTGCAGCACTCGCCGAAGCTCGACAAGATGCACAAGAATTCGGCGTCACCGTGCCAGACATCCTCACTGGTTCACTGTTGAGCACCCTCGCGGCAGGTGCCGCGACACCCGAAAATGCGGCAGCGATCGCAGTCACACCAGCCGCAGGCGTTGTAGGGCTCCACATCTTGCACGGGCTTGGAAAAGAAGGACACCTTACGTGTATCGACCCCGAAACCGAGCTACAAGCCCAAGCACGCACCACATTTCGCCACGCAGGCTACCGACCAAGTGCTGTGCGCTTCCTCCCCTCACGACCCCTCGAGGTAATGAATCGTCTTGCGGCAGACTCCTACAATTTTATCTACGGGGAAGTCCGCCCAACTGAACTCAAAGCATTCTTTAAAATTGCTTGGCCGCTTTTGGAAGAAGGTGGCGTACTAGTGCTTGCAGATTCTTTGCTTGATGGCACTCTTGCAGACGAAACCCGCAAAGACCGCGATACCTTGGCTGCCCGCGAAATCGACGAATATTTAAACCTTCTTGAAGACGCCGTGGTAAGCCGACTTCCTCTCGGCGCTGGAATGACCATTGTTTCAAAACGCCGAATTAGTCAAAACTCCGATGTAAGCTAG
- the sigE gene encoding RNA polymerase sigma factor SigE, whose protein sequence is MITRADESPSDDIEASLSGTAAFDAGQGEMPSWAELVQEHADSVYRLAFRLTGNQHDAEDLTQETFMRVFRSLKNYKPGTFEGWLHRITTNLFLDMVRHRNKIHMEALPEDYDRVPGNDMTPEQAYHFANLDPALQRALDELSPDFRVAVVLCDVVGMTYDEIADTLGVKMGTVRSRIHRGRSQLRASLEANPDAEQFVAAQ, encoded by the coding sequence ATGATCACGCGCGCAGATGAGTCCCCATCCGACGATATTGAGGCATCATTGTCTGGAACTGCAGCTTTTGATGCTGGTCAAGGGGAGATGCCTTCCTGGGCTGAGTTGGTCCAGGAACATGCGGATAGTGTGTATCGCTTAGCGTTCCGGTTGACTGGTAACCAACATGATGCGGAAGACCTTACCCAAGAAACCTTTATGCGGGTATTCCGTTCGCTCAAAAACTATAAACCTGGAACTTTTGAGGGTTGGCTGCACCGTATTACTACGAACCTCTTCTTAGATATGGTTCGGCATCGCAATAAGATCCATATGGAAGCTTTGCCTGAGGATTATGATCGCGTTCCAGGCAATGATATGACTCCTGAACAGGCATATCACTTTGCCAATTTAGATCCTGCTTTGCAACGTGCACTGGATGAATTGAGTCCAGACTTCCGTGTTGCAGTGGTGTTGTGTGATGTTGTGGGCATGACCTATGACGAAATCGCAGATACCCTTGGTGTGAAAATGGGTACAGTCCGTAGTCGTATTCACCGAGGTAGAAGCCAGTTACGTGCAAGTTTAGAAGCGAATCCGGACGCCGAACAATTTGTCGCGGCGCAATAA
- a CDS encoding anti-sigma factor family protein translates to MRKQPKQFASVEHLSAEAVAAFVDHELSPGAMHRARIHLVHCPECRAEVAHQRRASERLRTCADSEDIRAPQDLLARLADLASSCPQGPGAEEKMSGNPETLLDRVEVIYRAVRRSRLR, encoded by the coding sequence ATGCGTAAACAACCCAAGCAATTTGCTTCAGTTGAGCACCTAAGCGCCGAGGCTGTCGCCGCTTTTGTTGATCATGAGCTAAGTCCAGGTGCAATGCACCGAGCGCGTATCCATTTAGTGCACTGCCCGGAGTGCCGTGCCGAGGTGGCACATCAGCGTCGGGCTTCGGAGCGTCTTCGCACTTGTGCCGATAGTGAAGATATTCGCGCGCCACAGGATCTTTTAGCTCGGTTAGCAGATCTTGCGTCTTCCTGCCCACAAGGGCCTGGTGCGGAAGAGAAGATGAGCGGTAACCCCGAAACGTTGCTCGATCGCGTTGAAGTTATATACCGTGCTGTACGGCGTAGTCGCTTGCGGTAG
- the tatB gene encoding Sec-independent protein translocase protein TatB codes for MFSNVGWGEILFLFVIGLIVIGPERLPRVIEDVRAAIYAARNAIENAKKDLSKEIGPEFDELSKPIAELAALKSMGPKAVLTKTLLDGDDSVLDAFNPKNIISKEELRLDAPPSAGPKKPAPSPQSDVESTATPTGQAKGGFSWVDVT; via the coding sequence GTGTTTAGCAATGTCGGTTGGGGAGAGATTCTCTTCCTGTTTGTTATTGGTTTAATTGTCATTGGACCAGAGCGGCTTCCGCGCGTTATTGAAGATGTACGAGCCGCTATTTACGCAGCCAGGAACGCAATTGAAAATGCTAAAAAGGATCTTAGTAAAGAGATAGGGCCAGAGTTTGATGAGTTGAGTAAGCCAATTGCTGAACTCGCTGCGCTAAAAAGCATGGGGCCAAAGGCCGTACTCACAAAAACACTGTTGGATGGGGACGATAGCGTGTTAGATGCATTTAACCCAAAAAACATTATTAGCAAAGAAGAGCTACGTCTTGACGCCCCACCTTCTGCAGGACCCAAAAAACCTGCACCTTCACCACAATCCGATGTAGAGTCCACTGCAACGCCAACTGGACAAGCAAAAGGTGGGTTTTCGTGGGTTGATGTTACATAG
- a CDS encoding polyamine aminopropyltransferase, translating to MHNVAISKKWRWFLLISVGICAASGLVYELALLTLATSLNGGGVVETSLIVAGYVASLGFGAFCIQPLLRWPAQTFLAVETLLGLTGGISALALYIFFATVGQSVSALVVATALSGILVGAEVPLLMTLLQHGRTATAQVAGQQVATLNAADYFGALIGGLAWPFLLLPTLGLVRGTLAAGLLNIGAALFIAVVLLRPLLSVRAFWIQTTSLIIAALVLIVLVLRSEGIVTTARQALYSDPVVFAQQSDYQDIVITQYGSDRRLFLNGGLQYSSRDEHRYTESLVHPAVPEKAKKALIIGGGDGLAARDLLRYPDMRITQVELDPAVIEIARNQLREDNLGALDDPRVNVIIDDAFTWLRAGHHESYDTVIIDLPDPDSATLARLYSTEFYGMALRTLTPHGRLVVQASSAYSTPEVFWRIDATLRNAGCKHTVPYHTHVPTFGDWGFILCAEKATLRSDAPDLRYLNQEVLDAATVFGKDNQRLTLEPSTLEHPRIVDDLRKGYR from the coding sequence ATGCATAACGTAGCAATATCCAAAAAGTGGCGCTGGTTTCTGCTTATTTCCGTAGGAATCTGCGCCGCTTCCGGTTTAGTCTATGAATTAGCACTGCTCACCCTTGCTACCAGCCTTAATGGTGGTGGTGTGGTAGAAACCTCTCTTATTGTTGCTGGCTATGTGGCCTCCCTTGGATTCGGGGCATTTTGTATTCAACCACTGCTTCGCTGGCCAGCACAAACGTTTCTTGCAGTAGAAACACTCCTTGGGTTAACCGGCGGTATTTCGGCCCTGGCACTCTATATTTTCTTTGCCACTGTTGGCCAGTCAGTATCCGCATTAGTTGTGGCTACCGCTTTAAGCGGAATCCTCGTTGGGGCCGAGGTCCCACTGCTTATGACACTGCTTCAACATGGCCGCACAGCAACCGCACAAGTTGCCGGCCAGCAGGTTGCTACATTAAATGCAGCAGACTATTTTGGGGCACTAATTGGCGGCCTTGCATGGCCGTTTCTTTTGCTTCCCACACTTGGTTTAGTTCGGGGAACACTCGCAGCTGGACTCCTTAATATTGGCGCCGCGTTATTTATTGCAGTAGTGCTGTTACGCCCACTCCTTTCGGTGCGTGCATTTTGGATTCAAACAACAAGCCTTATTATTGCTGCATTAGTGCTAATCGTTTTAGTGCTTCGGAGTGAAGGAATTGTAACTACCGCACGCCAGGCCTTGTATAGCGACCCAGTAGTCTTCGCTCAACAATCTGATTACCAAGACATCGTGATTACTCAATATGGTTCAGACCGGCGACTTTTTCTTAATGGTGGTTTGCAATATTCCAGCCGTGATGAGCACCGTTATACCGAATCTTTAGTACATCCTGCTGTTCCAGAAAAGGCGAAAAAAGCACTGATTATCGGGGGCGGTGATGGTCTCGCTGCACGAGATTTACTCCGCTACCCGGATATGCGAATCACTCAAGTTGAATTGGATCCTGCTGTTATTGAAATTGCGCGTAATCAATTGCGTGAAGATAATCTCGGGGCACTTGACGATCCTCGCGTAAATGTCATTATTGACGATGCTTTTACTTGGCTGCGGGCAGGCCATCACGAATCCTATGACACCGTTATTATTGATCTTCCTGACCCGGATTCGGCAACACTCGCCCGCTTATATTCCACCGAATTTTACGGTATGGCATTACGTACATTAACGCCTCATGGACGTCTTGTAGTTCAAGCCTCCAGCGCATACTCCACCCCTGAAGTATTTTGGCGTATCGACGCCACGCTACGAAACGCTGGGTGTAAACATACGGTCCCGTATCACACCCATGTACCAACATTTGGCGATTGGGGCTTTATCTTATGCGCCGAAAAAGCAACATTACGATCTGATGCTCCGGATTTACGCTACCTCAACCAAGAGGTACTCGATGCCGCAACCGTATTTGGCAAAGATAATCAACGTCTCACACTTGAGCCATCTACTCTTGAACATCCTCGAATCGTCGATGACCTGCGGAAAGGTTACCGCTAA
- a CDS encoding DUF350 domain-containing protein — MLYEIAATFAYFALSIVILVIGFLVLDLITPGRLRQLVFVKHLPNAALITGAQQIALGIIIVSAILHSSADLLTGLFDVAVFGGIGVLIQTGALACIEFLTPHRFRDVIGDPKPRAGVFVAATTIIVISVINAACIT; from the coding sequence ATGTTGTACGAAATCGCCGCTACATTTGCATATTTTGCCCTTTCCATAGTTATTTTGGTTATCGGGTTTTTAGTGCTCGATCTTATTACCCCGGGCAGACTACGGCAGTTAGTATTTGTTAAACATCTTCCCAATGCAGCCCTTATTACTGGGGCACAACAGATTGCACTTGGAATTATTATTGTCTCGGCAATTTTGCATTCCTCTGCTGACCTTTTAACAGGTTTATTCGATGTTGCAGTCTTTGGCGGTATTGGTGTACTTATCCAAACCGGCGCGTTAGCCTGCATTGAGTTTTTAACACCGCATCGATTCCGTGATGTGATCGGCGATCCAAAACCTCGGGCTGGTGTTTTTGTTGCCGCTACTACAATAATTGTTATTTCTGTGATTAATGCAGCATGCATAACGTAG
- a CDS encoding DUF4247 domain-containing protein has translation MNRKYWGIISLISFGLSLVLFMSSAVLVNSRPLIDDKARRCEGGPEKTMNRIVDRSSPQAQAIDPKTGVIYLKYRNEIITITPKGNNNCVVQTEDLTRYNTGFYTFLGTGFSPSSPSNSSNGSSGSSSGVK, from the coding sequence ATGAACCGCAAATACTGGGGCATTATTTCTTTAATCAGTTTCGGTTTATCTCTTGTCTTGTTTATGTCTTCCGCAGTGCTTGTGAATTCGCGACCGCTTATTGACGATAAAGCTCGCCGCTGCGAAGGAGGACCAGAAAAAACAATGAACCGCATTGTCGATCGGTCGTCCCCACAAGCACAAGCAATTGATCCTAAAACTGGCGTCATCTATCTGAAGTACCGCAATGAAATAATTACCATTACGCCAAAAGGTAATAACAACTGCGTTGTACAAACTGAAGATCTCACCAGATACAATACCGGTTTTTACACCTTCCTTGGCACTGGTTTTTCACCATCTTCGCCATCAAATTCATCAAATGGCTCCTCAGGTTCATCCAGTGGTGTGAAGTAA
- a CDS encoding DUF2617 family protein, with the protein MIHQIHCPIADVSAADLGLLLDGPLPDVLANHRVAGPQGHLDLGVIGASHVASITLQGTLVFREEMSCNVTGPLPEHREFPGYEFRSTRESVSNTELAQWAESLDDSWLVAYFPGESPYHITALRGSWDASLIHWQTLHFYPEEQTIVTSQSRYII; encoded by the coding sequence ATGATTCATCAGATACACTGCCCAATCGCCGATGTTTCAGCGGCGGATCTCGGCTTGCTTCTCGACGGCCCGCTCCCCGATGTTCTTGCAAACCACAGGGTGGCTGGGCCTCAAGGCCACCTTGATCTTGGTGTGATTGGGGCTTCACATGTTGCAAGTATTACGCTTCAAGGAACACTGGTGTTTCGCGAAGAAATGTCGTGCAATGTTACTGGTCCCCTGCCAGAACACCGGGAATTTCCAGGATACGAATTCCGTAGCACTAGAGAAAGTGTATCTAATACAGAGCTTGCACAGTGGGCGGAATCACTCGATGATTCATGGCTTGTGGCTTATTTTCCAGGAGAAAGTCCGTATCACATTACGGCGCTGCGAGGCAGTTGGGATGCATCGCTCATACATTGGCAAACGCTTCATTTCTACCCCGAGGAGCAGACTATCGTGACTTCCCAAAGTAGGTACATAATATGA
- a CDS encoding DUF4178 domain-containing protein, whose protein sequence is MSSLFVIVFILAVLFAIVGIFAAIKALKKPTQPASFMPTREDPLASTSGAGNFGPQILGPGAVVTRNGHDYVVRGSISYRQGPYVWWSHLFDNGEWLGVEVDEGILQLTWWRSRKDLYGLTGSSSVSADGLSFNHEETGSAVYTSEGTTGVAPSGNMEFQDYASGSLLLSLENYDGAGWEVSTGETIGQHELTVYPAPTS, encoded by the coding sequence GTGAGTTCACTGTTCGTTATTGTCTTTATCCTCGCCGTACTATTCGCGATTGTTGGCATTTTTGCCGCAATCAAAGCTTTGAAAAAACCCACTCAACCTGCATCGTTTATGCCAACCCGCGAAGATCCACTTGCCTCAACATCAGGCGCCGGCAATTTTGGGCCCCAAATTCTGGGGCCAGGTGCTGTAGTTACGCGAAATGGGCACGACTATGTTGTTCGTGGTTCTATTTCCTACCGCCAAGGACCTTATGTGTGGTGGTCGCATTTATTTGATAATGGTGAATGGCTTGGCGTGGAAGTTGATGAAGGCATTTTACAGCTTACGTGGTGGCGTAGCCGAAAAGATCTCTACGGCCTTACCGGCAGCAGTTCAGTAAGTGCTGATGGTTTGTCGTTTAATCATGAGGAAACTGGTTCCGCCGTTTACACTTCAGAAGGCACTACTGGAGTTGCACCTTCCGGGAATATGGAATTCCAGGATTATGCATCCGGATCCTTGCTGTTATCATTGGAAAACTATGATGGCGCAGGCTGGGAAGTCTCCACTGGGGAAACCATTGGCCAACATGAACTAACTGTCTATCCAGCGCCAACCAGTTAA